The following proteins are co-located in the Verrucomicrobiota bacterium genome:
- a CDS encoding SMI1/KNR4 family protein: MTQEEFDDLIKEIREEDPEQLSSDYLVREDPLKEEMLAKLEKKAGFRFPEEYRYFLKKFGAGEIGTVTVLSPDPESQFSMWDGREEFNRETGVPFAEDGNGNYYAFLVENNACSKDVWVAEAGAGGDLTYTDHEDFFEFIAVVGFGVDL, translated from the coding sequence ATGACTCAGGAAGAGTTCGACGATCTGATCAAAGAGATCCGGGAGGAAGACCCCGAGCAGCTCAGCTCAGACTATTTGGTGCGCGAGGATCCTCTTAAGGAGGAGATGCTTGCTAAACTCGAAAAGAAGGCTGGGTTCCGATTTCCCGAGGAATACCGCTATTTTCTCAAAAAATTCGGTGCCGGCGAGATCGGTACCGTGACCGTCTTATCGCCCGATCCTGAAAGCCAATTTTCAATGTGGGACGGGCGTGAGGAGTTTAATCGTGAAACGGGTGTGCCGTTTGCGGAGGATGGCAATGGGAATTATTACGCCTTTCTGGTGGAGAATAACGCCTGCTCAAAAGATGTCTGGGTCGCTGAGGCCGGTGCCGGGGGCGACCTGACGTACACCGACCACGAAGACTTTTTTGAATTTATCGCCGTTGTCGGTTTCGGAGTCGACCTCTGA